One Pseudorasbora parva isolate DD20220531a chromosome 8, ASM2467924v1, whole genome shotgun sequence DNA window includes the following coding sequences:
- the rhoga gene encoding ras homolog family member Ga, which translates to MQNIKCVVVGDGAVGKTCLLISFTTNAFPKEYIPTVFDNYSAQLSVDSKNISLNLWDTAGQEEYDRLRTLSYPQTNVFIICFSVTSPSSYENVKLKWHPEVSEHCPHVPILLVGTKKDLRDDPEVLNKLKEKNLSMVSQQQGAALARQIQANKYMECSALNQDGVKEVFTEAVRAFLHPKPKASKKSCVLL; encoded by the coding sequence ATGCAGAACATCAAGTGTGTGGTGGTGGGAGACGGTGCCGTTGGAAAGACCTGCCTCCTGATTTCCTTCACTACCAACGCCTTTCCCAAAGAATACATCCCCACTGTATTTGACAACTACAGCGCACAGCTGTCGGTGGACTCTAAAAACATCAGTCTGAACCTGTGGGACACGGCGGGACAGGAGGAATACGACCGTCTACGGACCCTCTCTTACCCACAGACCAACGTCTTCATCATCTGCTTCAGCGTCACCAGCCCTTCGTCCTACGAGAACGTCAAGCTAAAGTGGCACCCCGAGGTGTCAGAACACTGTCCTCATGTGCCCATCCTGCTGGTGGGGACCAAAAAAGATCTGAGAGATGATCCAGAGGTGCTGAATAAGCTGAAAGAGAAGAACCTGTCCATGGTGTCCCAGCAGCAGGGGGCGGCGCTGGCCCGACAGATTCAGGCCAATAAGTACATGGAGTGCTCAGCGCTCAACCAGGACGGGGTGAAGGAGGTGTTTACAGAAGCGGTTCGCGCCTTCCTCCACCCCAAGCCAAAGGCCTCCAAGAAATCATGCGTGCTATTATGA